In one Heptranchias perlo isolate sHepPer1 chromosome 25, sHepPer1.hap1, whole genome shotgun sequence genomic region, the following are encoded:
- the LOC137342343 gene encoding immunoglobulin lambda-1 light chain-like, which yields MSYWIRIVSTLVFCVAYLNAQVTVNQPRSMSISPGNNLQISCTLSGANLGSNGVSWYQQIPGNTPRLLVYYWSGSTIYRGPGISERFSGSVSGNTGILTMSNAQSEDAADYYCAMWSNGLIFGKGTRLSVGSPQEPSVSVLPPSSDEITTKNMATLVCLVNRFKPGAVEIEWTVDGSVRGNGVETSRIQQETDNTFSVSSYLTLSASEWNSHELYSCVVKHETQANPLQTSIARSNCI from the exons ATGTCTTACTGGATCCGCATTGTCAGTACGCTGGTGTTTTGCGTTGCTT ATTTAAACGCGCAAGTTACAGTAAACCAGCCTCGTTCGATGTCAATTTCTCCGGGAAACAACTTGCAAATAAGTTGTACTCTGTCTGGTGCCAATTTGGGAAGCAACGGTGTCTCCTGGTACCAGCAGATTCCAGGGAATACACCCAGGCTTTTAGTCTACTATTGGTCCGGCAGCACCATTTACAGGGGCCCGGGTATTTCGGAACGGTTCTCCGGCTCCGTATCAGGCAACACGGGAATTCTTACAATGTCTAATGCACAATCTGAGGACGCTGCGGACTATTACTGTGCTATGTGGTCTAACGGTTTAATCTTCGGGAAAGGAACACGACTGAGTGTTGGCA gtcCACAGGAACCATCGGTCTCCGTCCTTCCGCCTTCATCGGACGAAATCACAACAAAGAACATGGCGACCCTGGTGTGTTTGGTAAACCGTTTTAAGCCGGGTGCTGTGGAGATTGAATGGACTGTGGATGGCAGTGTCAGAGGGAATGGTGTTGAGACAAGTCGGATCCAACAGGAGACGGACAACACGTTCAGTGTGAGCAGTTATCTGACTCTGTCAGCCTCAGAGTGGAACTCACACGAGCTTTACTCCTGTGTGGTTAAACATGAGACTCAGGCAAACCCGCTTCAAACAAGTATCGCGAGATCCAACTGTATCTGA